In Massilia forsythiae, one DNA window encodes the following:
- a CDS encoding DUF1501 domain-containing protein, translating to MRRRDFLNTLSASFVANLGAGLVLPLGANAWAATAPSIDAGANAFAAAGPAAARKKLVVVMLRGAVDGLNVVAPVGDANYLRLRPTIGLAAPGMEGGALDLDGYFGLHPALAGLQPLWREKKLAFVHASGSPDATRSHFDAQDYLESGTPGRKNTADGWMNRLVAALPGTPAPTRLLGIGPVLPRILSGSVAAVNLPNGAAATRADALDRPALGAAFDQLYADHPRFGRAYREGRQAHRDVMAAAQSREMQAADRGAPLPNGFPDDAARLATLMRNDPRIQLAFVALGGWDTHAGQGAAGGQLANRLAPLGQGLAVLAERLGPLFDDTVVLVVSEFGRTARENGNGGTDHGHGNVMWVLGGKVDGGKVYGDWAGIGDDALHEGRDLPVTTDFRSVLAQVAERHLRLADPKLVQVFPAMPQRMASFRLFNT from the coding sequence ATGCGACGCAGGGATTTCCTGAATACGCTCAGCGCTTCGTTCGTCGCCAATCTTGGCGCCGGCCTGGTGCTGCCGCTCGGCGCCAACGCCTGGGCCGCCACCGCGCCCTCCATCGACGCCGGCGCCAACGCCTTTGCCGCCGCCGGCCCCGCGGCGGCGCGCAAGAAACTGGTGGTGGTCATGCTGCGCGGCGCGGTGGACGGCCTGAACGTGGTGGCGCCGGTCGGCGACGCCAACTACCTGCGCCTGCGCCCCACCATCGGCCTGGCCGCGCCCGGCATGGAGGGCGGCGCGCTCGACCTGGACGGCTACTTCGGCCTGCACCCGGCGCTGGCCGGCCTGCAGCCGCTGTGGCGAGAAAAGAAGCTGGCCTTCGTGCACGCCAGCGGCTCGCCGGACGCCACGCGCTCCCACTTCGACGCCCAGGATTACCTGGAATCCGGCACCCCCGGCCGCAAGAACACGGCGGACGGCTGGATGAACCGGCTGGTGGCGGCATTGCCGGGCACGCCGGCGCCGACCCGGCTGCTGGGCATCGGCCCGGTGCTGCCGCGCATCCTGTCCGGCAGCGTGGCCGCGGTCAACCTGCCCAACGGCGCCGCCGCCACGCGCGCGGATGCACTCGACCGTCCGGCGCTGGGCGCCGCCTTCGACCAGCTGTATGCGGACCACCCGCGCTTCGGCCGCGCCTACCGCGAAGGGAGACAAGCGCACCGGGACGTGATGGCCGCTGCCCAGAGCCGCGAGATGCAGGCGGCCGACCGCGGCGCGCCGCTGCCCAACGGCTTTCCGGACGACGCCGCGCGCCTGGCCACGCTGATGCGCAACGACCCGCGCATCCAGCTCGCCTTCGTGGCGCTGGGCGGCTGGGACACGCACGCCGGGCAGGGCGCCGCCGGCGGCCAGCTGGCGAATCGCCTGGCGCCCCTCGGACAGGGCCTGGCGGTGCTGGCCGAGCGCCTGGGGCCGCTGTTCGACGACACGGTGGTGCTGGTGGTGTCCGAATTCGGCCGCACCGCGCGCGAGAACGGCAACGGCGGCACCGACCACGGGCACGGCAACGTGATGTGGGTGCTGGGCGGGAAGGTCGACGGCGGCAAGGTGTACGGCGACTGGGCCGGCATCGGCGACGACGCGCTGCACGAAGGCCGTGACTTGCCGGTGACCACCGATTTCCGCTCGGTGCTGGCGCAGGTGGCGGAACGGCATCTGCGACTGGCCGATCCGAAACTGGTCCAGGTGTTTCCCGCAATGCCGCAAAGAATGGCCTCGTTCCGCCTGTTCAATACTTGA
- a CDS encoding 2OG-Fe dioxygenase family protein: MTSTHTPYTDPSRVVDALRGDGYALLRPADVAALAGCSLDDLQALAPSWDRLELDQYLKDGGRYRRRRHSCFIDSGDAGDAGNAAGGGGTLVQSPHRAHWQPVEYNALHGGMHRLFVPIEPATIEQPAWGKLLGALGGVCSQVRGVRTWYVEAHQFRIDTLDGIGRPTPEGAHRDGVDFVAVILVGRAHIKGGETRVFEADGPRGQRFTMLEPWTLLLLDDAAVIHESTPIQPLGGQGHRDTLVLTWRAEGFQGDGVETTGA; encoded by the coding sequence ATGACCAGTACACATACCCCTTATACCGATCCATCCCGCGTCGTCGACGCCCTGCGCGGCGACGGCTACGCGCTGCTGCGCCCGGCCGACGTGGCGGCCCTGGCCGGCTGTTCCCTCGACGACCTGCAGGCGCTGGCGCCGAGCTGGGACCGGCTCGAACTCGACCAGTACCTGAAGGACGGCGGCCGCTACCGCCGCCGCCGCCATTCCTGCTTCATCGACTCTGGCGACGCTGGCGACGCCGGCAACGCTGCCGGCGGCGGCGGTACGCTGGTGCAGAGCCCGCACCGCGCGCACTGGCAGCCGGTCGAATACAACGCGCTGCACGGCGGCATGCACCGCCTGTTCGTGCCGATCGAACCCGCCACCATCGAACAGCCGGCCTGGGGCAAACTGCTGGGCGCGCTCGGCGGCGTCTGCTCGCAGGTGCGCGGCGTACGCACCTGGTACGTGGAAGCCCACCAGTTCCGCATCGACACCCTGGACGGCATCGGCCGCCCGACCCCGGAAGGCGCGCACCGCGACGGCGTCGATTTCGTCGCCGTGATCCTGGTGGGGCGCGCGCACATCAAGGGCGGCGAGACGCGCGTGTTCGAGGCCGACGGTCCCAGGGGACAGCGCTTCACCATGCTGGAACCGTGGACGCTGCTGCTGCTGGACGACGCCGCCGTGATCCACGAGTCGACGCCGATCCAGCCGCTCGGTGGGCAGGGGCACCGCGATACGCTGGTGCTGACCTGGCGCGCCGAGGGGTTCCAGGGCGATGGGGTGGAGACGACCGGCGCTTGA
- a CDS encoding TonB-dependent receptor: MTLPSLTPLPLAAALAALFVHAHALADDPVIQRVLVEGSRASQLGIADSANAGSVSQKELEMRTIYRPGELLEATPGLIASQHSGEGKANQFYLRGFNLDHGTDLATWVDDMPVNQRSHAHGQGWTDLNFLIPELTARLDYRKGPYSPRDGDFASAGSAYVTYANRLARDVATISAGQNGYLRTALAASTDAADGVLTYAVEALHNDGPFTRGDDYKKLNGVLRYSRGYANNGWSVTAMAYHGSWNATDQVPGRAVDSGRIGRFDAVDNTDGGDARRYSLSGVWRQTSAESATKVNAYVIRNQLDLWSNFTYFLDDPVNGDQFAQPDRRVTTGFNAVHTWHAHRSEDMSSDITVGLQGQNDNIFNGLYHTVARRTLDTTRQDHIRESSGAAWIENATRWTPWLRSTLGVRADKYRFRVQGDRAGNAGSAADWLASPSLNLALGPWQDSEVYVNYGTGFHSNDARGTVATVDPKTLEAVGRAPGLVRSRGLELGLRTEAIPKMQTALSLYRLDFDSELTYVGDEGTTEAGPPSRRYGIEFSNYYKPLKWLSIDFDAAFARARSRGVEAGQDRIPGAVEGVGQLALTVTQLGPWEGALRLRYFGPRPLLEDNSVRSHSSTTLNGRIGYRVNKDLRVELEGFNLANRKASAIDYYYASQLHGEATARDDIHFHPIESRSFRVTLIQNW; encoded by the coding sequence ATGACCTTGCCTTCCCTGACCCCGCTTCCGCTTGCCGCCGCGCTGGCGGCGCTGTTCGTCCATGCCCACGCCCTCGCCGACGACCCCGTGATCCAGCGCGTGCTGGTCGAAGGCTCGCGCGCCAGCCAGCTCGGCATCGCCGATTCCGCCAACGCCGGCAGCGTCAGCCAGAAGGAACTGGAGATGCGCACCATCTACCGGCCCGGCGAACTGCTGGAGGCGACGCCGGGCTTGATCGCCAGCCAGCACAGCGGCGAAGGCAAGGCCAACCAGTTCTACCTGCGCGGCTTCAACCTCGACCACGGCACCGACCTGGCGACCTGGGTGGACGACATGCCGGTCAACCAGCGCAGCCACGCGCACGGCCAGGGCTGGACCGACCTGAACTTCCTGATCCCGGAACTGACCGCGCGCCTGGATTACCGCAAGGGGCCGTATTCGCCGCGCGACGGCGACTTCGCCTCGGCCGGCAGCGCCTACGTCACCTACGCCAACCGCCTGGCGCGCGACGTCGCCACCATCAGCGCCGGCCAGAACGGCTACCTGCGCACCGCGCTGGCCGCGTCCACCGATGCCGCCGACGGCGTGCTCACCTATGCCGTCGAGGCGCTGCACAACGACGGCCCGTTCACGCGCGGCGACGACTACAAGAAGCTCAACGGCGTGCTGCGCTACAGCCGCGGCTACGCCAACAACGGCTGGAGCGTGACGGCGATGGCCTACCACGGCAGCTGGAACGCGACCGACCAGGTGCCCGGGCGCGCGGTGGACAGCGGCCGGATCGGGCGCTTCGACGCCGTCGACAATACCGACGGCGGCGACGCGCGCCGCTACAGTCTGTCCGGCGTATGGCGCCAGACGAGCGCCGAATCGGCGACCAAGGTCAATGCCTACGTGATCCGCAACCAGCTCGACTTGTGGTCGAACTTCACCTATTTTCTCGACGATCCGGTCAACGGCGACCAGTTCGCCCAGCCGGACCGGCGCGTGACGACCGGCTTCAACGCCGTCCATACCTGGCACGCGCACCGCAGCGAGGACATGAGTTCCGACATCACTGTCGGCCTGCAGGGCCAGAACGACAACATCTTCAACGGCCTGTACCACACCGTGGCGCGCCGCACCCTCGACACCACGCGCCAGGACCACATCCGCGAGAGCAGCGGCGCCGCCTGGATCGAGAATGCCACCCGCTGGACGCCGTGGCTGCGCAGCACGCTCGGCGTGCGCGCCGACAAGTACCGCTTCCGCGTGCAGGGCGACCGCGCCGGGAATGCCGGCAGCGCCGCCGACTGGCTGGCCAGCCCGTCGCTGAACCTGGCGCTGGGTCCATGGCAGGACAGCGAGGTCTATGTCAATTACGGCACCGGCTTCCACAGCAACGATGCGCGCGGCACCGTGGCCACGGTCGACCCGAAGACCCTGGAAGCGGTCGGGCGCGCGCCCGGCCTGGTGCGCTCGCGCGGCCTGGAGCTCGGCCTGCGCACCGAGGCGATCCCGAAGATGCAGACCGCGCTGTCGCTGTACCGGCTGGATTTCGATTCCGAGCTGACCTACGTCGGCGACGAAGGCACCACCGAGGCCGGCCCGCCGAGCCGGCGCTACGGCATCGAGTTCTCGAACTACTACAAACCCTTGAAATGGCTGTCGATCGACTTCGACGCCGCCTTTGCGCGCGCGCGCTCGCGCGGCGTGGAAGCCGGCCAGGACCGCATTCCGGGCGCGGTCGAGGGCGTGGGCCAGCTGGCCTTGACCGTCACCCAGCTGGGGCCATGGGAAGGCGCGCTGCGCCTGCGCTACTTCGGGCCGCGTCCGCTATTGGAAGACAACAGCGTGCGCTCGCATTCCAGCACCACGCTCAACGGGCGCATCGGCTACCGTGTCAACAAGGACCTGCGGGTGGAACTGGAGGGCTTCAACCTGGCCAACCGCAAGGCGTCGGCGATCGATTATTACTATGCGTCGCAGTTGCACGGCGAAGCGACGGCGCGAGACGATATCCATTTCCACCCGATCGAATCGCGCTCCTTCCGAGTGACCCTGATTCAGAATTGGTGA
- a CDS encoding DUF6702 family protein yields MTLRRTLARGARWACAAALACAALAAQAHRFHAGITDVSHNAHTGSLEVVHTYMAHDVEALLANLYQRQFDLSDPDDQAVLRKYVEQRFWLADKAGRRLALNWVGLTVDTDSVTVFQEVPQTPAEKVDTIHDAVLSDFLPDQSNTVNLTAGGSLRTFGFSAARTELSVNR; encoded by the coding sequence ATGACGCTGCGCCGCACCCTGGCACGAGGTGCGCGCTGGGCCTGCGCCGCCGCGCTGGCCTGCGCCGCGCTGGCGGCGCAGGCGCACCGCTTCCACGCCGGCATCACCGACGTCAGCCACAACGCCCATACCGGCAGCCTCGAAGTCGTGCACACCTACATGGCGCACGACGTCGAGGCGCTGCTGGCGAACCTTTATCAACGCCAGTTCGACCTGTCCGACCCGGACGACCAGGCGGTGCTGCGCAAGTACGTCGAACAGCGTTTCTGGCTGGCGGACAAGGCCGGCCGCCGCCTGGCCCTGAACTGGGTCGGCCTGACGGTCGACACCGACAGCGTCACCGTCTTCCAGGAAGTGCCGCAGACGCCGGCCGAGAAGGTGGACACCATCCACGACGCCGTGCTGAGCGACTTCCTGCCCGACCAGTCCAACACCGTCAACCTCACCGCGGGCGGCAGCCTGCGCACCTTCGGCTTTTCCGCCGCCCGCACCGAACTTTCCGTCAACCGATGA
- a CDS encoding M1 family metallopeptidase has protein sequence MKRLPACLTVPVIALTLSASLVASAFAADPFDDKFRQLDELLPTPTDTRTASGAPGHAYWQQRADYRIRVTLDENKRAVSGAETVTYHNNSPDTLAYLWVQLDQNMFRADSDNRSVASYPSRDAWRSPAGGTGAPGGQAGLAYDAARFLMESRTFDGGYKIASVTDTAGRPLKVVVNKTMMRIDLPQPLKPGARFSFDMAWSFNVPETNVLGRRMGFERFDKEDKNDLFEIAQFFPRMAAYYDAHGWQNKQYLGDGEFTLEFGDYEVDITVPADHVVAATGELQNAGAVLTAAQRERLQQARTATKPVVIVTQAEAEAAEKGRATATRTWRFKAKNVRDFAFASSRKFIWDAQGFKKNGTDVLAMSYYPKEGNPLWEKYSTQAIIHTIDQYNKYSFDYPYPVAISVNGPVGGMEYPMISFNGGRPTKDKKTGALTYSKNVKYGLISVIIHEVGHNYFPMVVNSDERQWTWMDEGLNSFLQFLAEQAWEEHYPARRGEARNIVDYMKSRNQQPIMTNGESIANRGANAYAKPATALNVLRETVLGRDLFDFAFKEYAQRWKFKRPTPADFFRTMEDASGTDLDWFWRGWFYGTDAVDVSVDGISEYSIGTKDPEVEKAWKRAQRDAEPVSLTDQRNKGTLPRRVDAHPELKDFYNEHDDFTVTNRDRNQYNEAVEGLEDWEKALLKEGKHLYLVDFSNLGGLVTPLVLEIQLASGKKTIERVPAEVWRYSPKKITKLIITDEPMVGLTQDPYLETADTDTGNNSWPRKATPSRLELYKTQQPQNDMMKDFSEKLKTKDAGKNGTKDANDGAKDRVKAAQQAVEAGKAVE, from the coding sequence ATGAAACGCCTGCCCGCCTGCCTGACTGTTCCCGTCATCGCCCTCACCCTGAGCGCGTCCCTGGTCGCTTCCGCCTTCGCCGCCGACCCTTTCGACGACAAGTTCCGCCAGCTCGACGAACTGCTGCCGACGCCGACCGACACCCGCACCGCTTCCGGCGCCCCCGGCCACGCCTACTGGCAGCAGCGTGCCGACTATCGCATCCGCGTCACGCTGGACGAAAACAAGCGCGCGGTGAGCGGCGCGGAAACCGTCACCTACCACAACAATTCGCCGGACACCCTCGCCTACCTGTGGGTGCAGCTGGACCAGAACATGTTCCGCGCCGATTCGGACAACCGCAGCGTCGCCAGCTACCCGTCGCGCGACGCCTGGCGCAGCCCCGCCGGCGGCACCGGCGCGCCCGGCGGCCAGGCCGGCCTGGCGTACGACGCGGCGCGCTTCCTGATGGAGAGCCGCACATTCGACGGCGGCTACAAGATCGCCAGCGTGACCGACACGGCGGGGCGTCCGCTGAAGGTCGTCGTCAACAAGACCATGATGCGCATCGACCTGCCGCAGCCGTTGAAGCCGGGTGCGCGCTTCTCGTTCGACATGGCGTGGAGCTTCAACGTGCCGGAGACGAACGTGCTGGGCCGGAGGATGGGCTTCGAACGATTCGATAAAGAGGACAAGAACGACCTGTTCGAGATCGCCCAGTTCTTCCCGCGCATGGCGGCCTACTACGACGCCCACGGCTGGCAGAACAAGCAATACCTGGGCGACGGCGAATTCACGCTGGAGTTCGGCGACTACGAGGTCGACATCACCGTCCCGGCCGACCACGTCGTGGCCGCCACCGGCGAACTGCAGAACGCCGGCGCGGTGCTGACCGCCGCCCAGCGCGAGCGCCTGCAGCAGGCGCGCACGGCGACCAAACCGGTGGTCATCGTCACCCAGGCGGAAGCGGAAGCCGCCGAAAAAGGCCGCGCCACGGCCACCAGGACCTGGCGCTTCAAGGCGAAGAACGTGCGCGACTTCGCGTTCGCGTCGAGCCGCAAGTTCATCTGGGATGCGCAGGGTTTCAAGAAGAACGGCACCGACGTGCTGGCCATGTCGTACTACCCGAAGGAAGGCAACCCGCTGTGGGAAAAGTACTCGACCCAGGCGATCATCCACACCATCGACCAGTACAACAAGTACTCGTTCGACTACCCGTATCCGGTGGCGATCTCGGTGAACGGGCCGGTCGGCGGCATGGAATACCCGATGATCTCGTTCAACGGCGGGCGCCCGACCAAAGACAAGAAGACCGGCGCCCTCACCTATTCGAAGAACGTGAAGTACGGCCTGATCAGCGTGATCATCCACGAGGTCGGCCACAACTACTTCCCGATGGTGGTCAATTCGGACGAGCGCCAGTGGACCTGGATGGACGAGGGCTTGAACTCGTTCCTGCAATTCCTGGCCGAGCAGGCCTGGGAAGAACACTATCCGGCACGCCGCGGCGAAGCGCGCAACATCGTCGACTACATGAAGAGCCGCAACCAGCAGCCGATCATGACCAACGGCGAATCGATCGCCAACCGCGGCGCCAACGCCTACGCCAAGCCGGCCACCGCGCTGAACGTGCTGCGCGAGACGGTGCTCGGCCGCGACCTGTTCGACTTCGCGTTCAAGGAATATGCGCAGCGCTGGAAATTCAAGCGCCCGACCCCGGCCGACTTCTTCCGCACCATGGAAGACGCCTCCGGCACCGACCTCGACTGGTTCTGGCGCGGCTGGTTCTACGGCACCGACGCGGTCGACGTCAGCGTGGACGGCATCAGCGAGTACAGCATCGGCACGAAGGATCCGGAAGTGGAAAAGGCGTGGAAGCGCGCCCAGCGCGATGCCGAGCCGGTGTCGCTCACCGACCAGCGCAACAAGGGCACCTTGCCGCGCCGCGTCGACGCACACCCGGAACTGAAGGATTTCTATAACGAGCACGACGACTTCACCGTCACCAACCGCGATCGCAACCAGTACAATGAAGCGGTGGAAGGCCTGGAGGATTGGGAAAAGGCGCTGCTCAAGGAAGGCAAACACTTGTACCTGGTCGACTTCTCCAACCTTGGCGGCCTGGTGACGCCGCTGGTGCTGGAGATCCAGCTGGCCAGCGGAAAAAAAACCATCGAACGCGTGCCGGCCGAAGTGTGGCGCTATTCGCCGAAGAAGATCACCAAGCTGATCATCACCGACGAGCCGATGGTGGGCCTGACCCAGGACCCGTACCTGGAAACCGCCGACACCGACACCGGCAACAACAGCTGGCCGCGCAAGGCGACGCCGTCGCGCCTGGAACTGTACAAGACGCAGCAACCGCAAAACGACATGATGAAAGATTTCAGCGAAAAACTGAAGACCAAGGACGCCGGCAAGAACGGCACCAAGGATGCCAACGACGGCGCCAAGGACCGCGTAAAGGCCGCGCAACAGGCGGTCGAAGCGGGCAAGGCGGTCGAATGA
- a CDS encoding M1 family metallopeptidase, with amino-acid sequence MSAIAAEPFDDKFRQLDELLPTPTTIRTASGAPGHAYWQQRADYQIRASLDEANRAITGAETITYHNNSPDTLSYLWVQLDQNIYKPNSDARTTATVPSRDGWAKARGPEDGVKFDAVRTLLEARTFPGGFNIKSVKDANGRPLNFVINRTMMRIDLPQPLKAGARVAFSIEWNYNITESKVLGGRSGYEKFDDKNDLFEIAQWFPRMAAYYDVYGWQHKQFLGAGEFTLEFGDYDIQLTVPADHVVASTGELQNPDAVLSAAQRERLRQARSATKPVVIVTQAEAEAKEKTRAAGTRTWHFKAKNVRDFAFASSRKFIWDAQGYKKGNTDVLAMSYYPKEGNPLWEKYSTQSIIHTIDQYNKYSFDYPYPVAISVNGPVGGMEYPMISFNGPRPTKDKKTGELTYSKRTKYGLISVIIHEVGHNYFPMVVNSDERQWTWMDEGLNSFVQYLAEQAWEEHYPQSRGEPRVIAEYMKSRNQVPIMTNSESVLQFGNNAYAKPTAALIVLRETVLGRELFDFAFKEYAQRWKFKRPTPADFFRTMEDASGTDLDWFWRGWFYTTDAVDVSVDGISEYSIGTKDPEVEKAWKRAQRDAEPVSITDQRNKGTLPRRIDAHPELKDFYNEHDDFTVTNKDRNTYNTAVEDLEDWQKALLKEGKHLYLVDFSNLGGLVSPLVLEIQLASGKKYIERVPAEVWRYSPKKITKLIITDEPMVGLTQDPYWETADTDTSNNSWPRKATPSRLELYKAQQPQNDLMKDFNEKLKTKEDKAAATDAQKAE; translated from the coding sequence ATGTCAGCAATTGCAGCGGAACCTTTCGACGACAAGTTCCGCCAGCTCGACGAATTGCTGCCGACCCCGACCACGATCCGCACCGCCTCCGGCGCACCGGGCCACGCCTACTGGCAGCAGCGCGCCGACTACCAGATCCGCGCCTCGCTGGACGAAGCCAACCGCGCGATCACCGGTGCCGAGACGATCACGTATCACAACAATTCCCCGGACACCCTATCCTACCTGTGGGTACAGCTCGACCAGAACATCTACAAACCGAACTCGGACGCCCGCACCACCGCCACCGTGCCGTCGCGCGACGGCTGGGCCAAGGCGCGCGGTCCGGAAGACGGCGTCAAGTTCGACGCCGTGCGCACGTTGCTGGAAGCACGCACCTTCCCGGGCGGCTTCAACATCAAGAGCGTCAAGGACGCCAACGGCCGTCCGCTGAACTTCGTGATCAACCGTACCATGATGCGCATCGACCTGCCGCAGCCGCTCAAGGCCGGCGCGCGCGTGGCGTTCTCGATCGAGTGGAACTACAACATCACCGAATCGAAGGTGCTGGGCGGGCGCTCGGGCTACGAGAAGTTCGACGACAAGAACGACCTGTTCGAGATCGCCCAGTGGTTCCCGCGCATGGCCGCCTACTACGATGTCTACGGCTGGCAGCACAAGCAGTTCCTGGGCGCCGGCGAGTTCACGCTGGAGTTCGGCGACTACGACATCCAGCTGACCGTGCCGGCCGACCACGTGGTGGCCTCCACCGGCGAACTGCAGAACCCGGACGCGGTCCTGAGCGCGGCCCAGCGCGAGCGCCTGCGCCAGGCGCGCAGCGCGACCAAGCCGGTGGTGATCGTCACCCAGGCCGAGGCGGAAGCCAAGGAAAAGACGCGCGCCGCCGGTACCCGCACCTGGCACTTCAAGGCGAAGAACGTGCGCGACTTCGCGTTCGCCTCCAGCCGCAAGTTCATCTGGGACGCGCAGGGCTACAAGAAGGGCAATACCGACGTGCTGGCCATGTCGTACTACCCGAAGGAAGGCAACCCGCTGTGGGAAAAGTACTCGACCCAGTCGATCATCCACACCATCGACCAGTACAACAAGTACTCGTTCGACTACCCGTACCCGGTGGCGATCTCGGTGAACGGCCCGGTGGGCGGCATGGAATACCCGATGATCTCGTTTAACGGCCCACGTCCCACCAAGGACAAGAAGACCGGCGAACTGACCTATTCCAAGCGCACCAAGTACGGCCTGATCAGCGTGATCATCCACGAGGTCGGCCACAACTACTTCCCGATGGTGGTCAATTCGGACGAGCGCCAGTGGACCTGGATGGACGAGGGCCTGAACAGCTTCGTGCAGTACCTGGCCGAGCAGGCCTGGGAAGAGCACTATCCGCAGTCGCGCGGCGAACCGCGCGTGATCGCCGAGTACATGAAGAGCCGCAACCAGGTGCCGATCATGACCAACTCGGAATCGGTGCTCCAGTTCGGCAACAACGCCTATGCCAAGCCGACCGCCGCACTGATCGTGCTGCGCGAGACGGTGCTCGGCCGCGAGCTGTTCGACTTCGCGTTCAAGGAATACGCGCAACGCTGGAAGTTCAAGCGTCCGACCCCGGCCGACTTCTTCCGCACCATGGAAGACGCTTCCGGCACCGACCTCGACTGGTTCTGGCGCGGCTGGTTCTACACCACCGACGCGGTCGACGTCAGCGTGGACGGCATCAGCGAATACTCGATCGGCACGAAGGACCCGGAAGTGGAAAAGGCGTGGAAGCGCGCCCAGCGCGACGCCGAGCCGGTGTCGATCACCGACCAGCGCAACAAGGGCACCCTGCCCCGCCGCATCGACGCGCACCCGGAGCTGAAGGACTTCTATAACGAGCACGACGACTTCACCGTCACCAACAAGGACCGCAACACCTACAACACGGCGGTGGAAGACCTGGAGGATTGGCAAAAGGCGCTGCTCAAGGAAGGCAAGCATTTGTACCTGGTCGACTTCTCGAACCTGGGCGGACTGGTGTCGCCGCTGGTGCTCGAGATCCAGCTGGCCAGCGGCAAGAAGTATATCGAGCGCGTGCCGGCCGAAGTGTGGCGCTATTCGCCGAAGAAGATCACCAAGCTGATCATCACGGACGAGCCGATGGTCGGCCTGACGCAAGACCCGTACTGGGAAACCGCCGACACCGACACCAGCAACAACAGCTGGCCGCGCAAGGCGACGCCGTCGCGCCTGGAGCTGTACAAGGCGCAGCAGCCGCAGAATGACCTGATGAAGGATTTCAACGAGAAGTTGAAGACCAAGGAAGACAAGGCGGCGGCGACGGACGCGCAGAAGGCCGAGTGA
- a CDS encoding GGDEF domain-containing protein — MATALVGASMALGMGLLYHAGARQRCLFDWALAGLFFAANNVLSALMIAFPTEQFLVPGAGNVFYVAGHFGILAGLRRHLGLPPRWEAMGVLALAILGAHVLAPVQSSLAHRVLLFTPIIAGINFSAARLLWRQPDREARRAGMPMILLETCFLVQQTVRAGYLLAGEGGSMTPAVSRFLQISGSLAVLVFLSVAMLSCVMIVHQQQARALRLASLTDMLTGCLNRRALHEAAARTLARCRRDGAPLAFITFDIDHFKSINDRHGHAVGDSAIRHVAALSDGVLRGCGALFRIGGEEFAVPVAGARAHQAGAVAERLRALVAATPLDVGGRHEVRMTVSVGVAALLPGDAGWEDILRRADEALYYAKQHGRNRVSVHGVDVQATPPASRRAAGA; from the coding sequence GTGGCCACTGCCCTGGTGGGCGCCAGCATGGCGCTCGGCATGGGCTTGCTGTACCACGCCGGCGCGCGCCAGCGCTGCCTGTTCGACTGGGCGCTGGCCGGCCTGTTCTTTGCGGCGAACAACGTGCTGTCGGCGCTCATGATCGCGTTTCCGACCGAGCAGTTCCTGGTGCCCGGCGCCGGCAACGTGTTCTACGTCGCCGGCCACTTCGGCATCCTGGCGGGCCTGCGCCGCCATCTCGGCCTGCCTCCGCGCTGGGAGGCGATGGGCGTGCTGGCGCTGGCGATCCTCGGCGCCCACGTGCTGGCGCCGGTGCAGTCGTCGCTGGCGCACCGGGTGCTGCTGTTCACGCCGATTATCGCCGGCATCAATTTCAGCGCCGCCCGGCTGCTGTGGCGCCAGCCCGACCGCGAAGCACGCCGCGCCGGCATGCCGATGATCCTGCTGGAGACGTGCTTCCTGGTCCAGCAGACCGTGCGCGCGGGCTACCTGCTGGCCGGCGAAGGCGGCAGCATGACGCCGGCGGTCAGCCGCTTCCTGCAGATTTCGGGATCGCTGGCGGTGCTGGTGTTCCTGTCGGTGGCGATGCTCAGCTGCGTGATGATCGTGCACCAGCAGCAGGCGCGCGCGCTGCGGCTGGCATCGCTGACCGACATGCTGACCGGCTGCCTGAACCGGCGCGCGCTGCACGAAGCCGCCGCGCGCACCCTCGCGCGCTGCCGCCGCGACGGCGCGCCGCTCGCCTTCATCACCTTCGACATCGACCACTTCAAGTCGATCAACGACCGCCATGGCCACGCGGTCGGCGACAGCGCCATCCGCCACGTGGCCGCGCTGTCGGACGGGGTGCTGCGCGGTTGCGGCGCCCTGTTCCGCATCGGCGGCGAGGAATTCGCGGTGCCGGTGGCGGGCGCGCGCGCGCACCAGGCCGGCGCGGTCGCCGAACGCCTGCGCGCGCTGGTGGCGGCCACGCCGCTGGACGTGGGCGGCCGCCACGAGGTGCGCATGACGGTGAGCGTCGGCGTGGCCGCGCTGCTTCCCGGCGACGCCGGCTGGGAAGACATCCTGCGCCGCGCCGACGAGGCGCTGTATTACGCCAAGCAGCATGGCCGCAACCGGGTCAGCGTGCATGGCGTGGACGTGCAGGCAACGCCGCCGGCCAGCCGGCGCGCCGCCGGCGCCTAG